One Deinococcus psychrotolerans genomic window carries:
- a CDS encoding HD-GYP domain-containing protein: MFPDDDLLMPKTFPLAQERGPVRPAALTNAALLMSEQPTALFLLDQSGRIQSVGGAWNAVTETVPEDIIGTPLSLLLRLPVDAYPQGMLSASGQTTQAWVNTRTGQRRIFASWRHHGDVIAGHFERFGSGYLERASSEGQRLQSALDEAVYCMGTTLDTGSDDHVRRMVQLSTRLAEILQLSPDEIKAVRWGAALHDVGKSRIPVEILQKPGPLNADEIKLIQQHPAWGVEILQPLTFLTDGVLAAVLHHHERFGGGGYPTGLAGAAIPITARIVAVADVFDALISSRPYKKAWTSQAATEYLIAGTGTQFDPELVRAFTTEVLGFPACKHCT, from the coding sequence GTGTTTCCAGACGACGACCTGCTGATGCCCAAGACGTTCCCGCTTGCTCAAGAGCGCGGGCCGGTCAGGCCAGCAGCGTTGACGAACGCGGCGCTGCTCATGAGCGAGCAGCCCACGGCGCTGTTCTTACTCGACCAGTCCGGGCGGATTCAGAGCGTCGGCGGCGCGTGGAACGCTGTGACGGAAACGGTTCCTGAAGACATCATTGGCACCCCACTCTCGCTGCTGCTGCGCCTGCCGGTGGACGCCTACCCGCAGGGCATGCTCAGCGCGAGTGGCCAGACCACGCAGGCGTGGGTCAACACCCGGACCGGACAGCGCCGGATCTTCGCGTCGTGGCGGCATCACGGTGACGTGATCGCCGGGCATTTTGAACGGTTCGGTAGCGGTTACCTCGAGCGGGCCAGTTCAGAAGGGCAGCGTCTCCAGAGTGCCCTGGATGAAGCTGTCTACTGCATGGGCACCACCCTCGATACTGGGAGTGATGATCATGTTAGGCGGATGGTGCAGCTCTCGACTCGCCTGGCTGAGATTTTGCAGCTCAGTCCCGATGAGATCAAAGCCGTGCGCTGGGGCGCGGCCCTGCATGACGTGGGAAAGTCCCGCATTCCGGTTGAGATTCTCCAGAAACCCGGCCCGCTCAACGCCGATGAAATCAAGCTCATCCAGCAGCACCCGGCCTGGGGCGTTGAGATTTTGCAACCGCTGACGTTCCTCACGGACGGTGTCCTAGCAGCGGTGCTCCATCACCATGAGCGTTTCGGCGGTGGCGGCTACCCCACCGGCCTTGCTGGAGCAGCGATTCCGATCACCGCCCGCATCGTCGCGGTCGCCGATGTCTTCGATGCCCTGATCAGCTCCAGACCCTACAAAAAAGCTTGGACCTCTCAGGCGGCCACCGAGTACTTGATCGCTGGAACTGGCACGCAGTTTGATCCGGAGCTGGTGCGGGCTTTCACCACTGAGGTTCTCGGCTTCCCAGCTTGCAAACACTGCACTTGA
- a CDS encoding SARP family transcriptional regulator, translating to MLQARGKSAVEQLQSQLELGQYQAVIAALESAADTPVTWRLLGLAYLRSGEAQLAELPLLQAHLQGDSEASVEYGNYLRFAGRFEEACRHFASVHPDLHGELSLRCLRWWGVTELQHGDIEAGIKRLERAWYGYIAFGDAELTARVTSSLAQTYLRTGNHSRAKHLFQEALRQLPEQPLPQPRLTALHGLLELQIQQGDYLGAEATLELVGRALRYTDAVREHTLALIARCELQRLTGKFERYTEHLEEVALRAGALEDYELSVWATAKLAERYSALERFGEGLRTLAEFGTPQEQWPAELWAAFGMLLRRRHQPKEAEDALHRAAQQLRQQGRAPELIRVLMHAGAAALSDQRSELAVTHFREALFEMLRLKLHTAFQPDFDELQELVHYALLEPETAPLLEPVLDNLAHLIGSPRLPEDSLMSLQISTLGRVSVFKDHTEVPLSLKGSALLLAYLHLHPGKTRAEIQLALYPDKDPKTGSGYIRSAIAELREQLGREVVVFTGLKNAPVYRLGRLVHCELDVSAFRQAADRGEAARMLALYRGEFMPSIQDSAWVQEIREELWLTFTLELRVQLTRFEASGDWRRVILLANQYLKFDPYDQGVLQLRVNAAQVVGTPHELARYTVQLKRIYN from the coding sequence GTGCTGCAAGCACGAGGAAAAAGCGCCGTGGAACAGCTTCAAAGTCAACTCGAACTCGGTCAATACCAGGCGGTGATTGCAGCCCTTGAAAGCGCAGCCGACACCCCGGTTACGTGGCGACTCTTGGGCCTGGCGTACCTCCGCAGCGGCGAAGCTCAACTGGCGGAGCTGCCGCTTCTTCAGGCCCACCTGCAAGGCGATTCAGAAGCGAGCGTCGAGTACGGAAATTACTTGCGTTTCGCTGGCCGATTCGAAGAGGCTTGCCGTCATTTCGCTTCGGTACACCCAGATTTGCACGGTGAACTGAGTCTGCGCTGCTTGCGGTGGTGGGGGGTAACTGAACTCCAGCACGGTGATATTGAAGCGGGCATCAAACGCCTGGAGCGGGCGTGGTACGGATACATCGCGTTTGGCGACGCTGAACTCACGGCGCGAGTCACCAGTTCGCTGGCGCAGACATATTTACGGACTGGCAATCACAGCCGAGCTAAACACCTCTTCCAAGAAGCGTTGCGTCAACTCCCTGAACAGCCGCTCCCGCAGCCGCGCCTGACCGCTTTGCACGGCCTGCTGGAATTGCAGATTCAGCAAGGAGACTACCTCGGTGCGGAAGCGACGCTAGAACTGGTGGGACGAGCGCTGCGTTACACCGACGCTGTGCGGGAGCATACCCTCGCGCTCATTGCCCGCTGTGAGTTGCAGCGCCTGACAGGCAAGTTTGAGCGCTACACCGAGCATCTGGAGGAAGTGGCCCTGCGAGCCGGGGCGCTCGAAGATTACGAACTGAGCGTCTGGGCTACTGCGAAGCTGGCCGAACGCTACAGCGCCCTGGAACGCTTCGGGGAAGGGTTGCGGACGTTAGCGGAGTTTGGCACGCCTCAAGAGCAGTGGCCCGCAGAACTCTGGGCTGCGTTCGGCATGCTGCTGCGCCGACGCCATCAACCAAAAGAAGCGGAAGATGCCCTTCACCGGGCCGCGCAGCAGCTGCGTCAGCAGGGCCGTGCCCCGGAATTGATTCGAGTGCTGATGCACGCCGGGGCCGCCGCGCTCAGTGATCAGCGCAGCGAACTGGCCGTTACGCACTTCAGGGAAGCGCTGTTCGAGATGCTGCGCCTCAAGCTTCATACGGCATTCCAGCCCGACTTCGACGAGCTGCAAGAACTGGTGCATTACGCGCTGCTGGAACCAGAAACGGCTCCGCTGTTAGAGCCAGTACTGGATAACTTAGCGCACCTGATCGGCTCGCCGCGCCTGCCAGAAGACAGCTTGATGTCGTTGCAGATCAGCACTTTAGGCCGCGTCAGCGTCTTCAAAGACCACACCGAGGTGCCGCTCTCGCTGAAAGGAAGTGCGCTGCTGCTGGCGTACCTGCATCTGCATCCAGGCAAAACCCGCGCTGAGATTCAACTGGCCCTTTACCCAGATAAGGACCCCAAGACCGGCAGTGGGTATATCCGGAGCGCGATCGCTGAGTTACGTGAACAGCTGGGCCGGGAGGTGGTGGTCTTCACCGGCTTGAAGAACGCTCCGGTCTACCGACTCGGGAGGCTGGTTCACTGTGAGCTGGACGTCTCAGCTTTCCGGCAAGCGGCAGACCGGGGTGAGGCGGCGCGGATGTTGGCGCTGTACCGGGGTGAGTTCATGCCCAGCATCCAAGATAGCGCGTGGGTGCAGGAGATCCGCGAAGAACTCTGGTTGACCTTCACGTTGGAGCTGCGCGTGCAGCTCACCCGGTTTGAAGCGTCGGGGGATTGGCGGCGAGTGATTTTGCTCGCCAATCAGTACTTGAAGTTCGATCCTTACGACCAGGGTGTGCTGCAACTGAGGGTGAATGCGGCGCAGGTCGTCGGCACACCGCACGAATTGGCCCGGTACACGGTGCAACTCAAGCGCATCTACAACTGA
- a CDS encoding ATP-binding protein: protein MQLLLLGGFWWTSLDEAERQLLTPNLNAWVCAILATSEQPVTREYLADLLWPELNAGASANSLRQRLHRLKQTPLIAGLNVGPKLLKWTGDSDVAAFRRCCTSGDWLGALTLYGGPLLQGVPFAAHQPLEDWLEPQRTKLHGAYRHALWQRTRELQASGERQAVVALLHQATQLDPDASDVVAELARSYLILREPLKATQAIGQHQAHLERELGEGLPADLETLLAEARGALGTADAPTLWGLPTFLTSFVGRQIEQQTALARLTAGPAHRWLTIAGAGGVGKTRLATELARVYAEQTRHGVYFFSLAPLSEESQVVEAILQAFGEPLEGQLPPRTRLFRALERREVLLVLDNFEHLSGIADLLPALLSACPQVRLLITSRQRLHFQAEEVLRLGPLGGEQTNAPDTSSVQLFIDRASRADLSFDTAGSQSTISRIVERCEGLPLAIELAAAWIGEYSPEVVLSQMQQSWDFLQTSLRDISERHRSLRAVFEYSWQVLPLGLRAAYTYLAIFRSPFSAAAAAALGVSEPELHLLEQRSLINAASGGLFVWHENLRTYALEQLGDQLTGKLDLHLDYFLMLAEVAAPQLKGREQARILSELAAVYPDLRSALAYAVRAGQIGRGLRLSGALHWFWYVRGFLEEGLSWLDLFLDKAEHQSHLNDSAAYALALRCAGGLSKDRSLFEIAAQRFVGAMQLYRSLNDLTGQAHTAHMQGVLERDLGHYPAARQAFGEAISLREQEGDQQGLATTLNDLGILSAYEGDRAAARSFFERSLVLKREVGDIQGVAYALNNITNVIDDLDEILTLNAESLRLKLELGDVQGSAVSYVNYAHNFIELGRLDEAAAQYIQALRLFRQLGSFSAAAELLGSVAHVALEYHQFVAALEFADAALHMETVTGVKMLTSVRAGAVEVRRRALEHVTVRPLPEWAADPAHALEMALRFLEENLTTKSTGLGQLYGLARTSA, encoded by the coding sequence GTGCAACTTCTGCTGCTGGGAGGATTCTGGTGGACGTCACTGGATGAAGCGGAGCGCCAGCTCCTCACGCCGAATCTTAACGCCTGGGTATGCGCCATCCTGGCAACCAGCGAACAACCCGTCACCCGTGAATATCTGGCTGACCTGCTGTGGCCCGAACTTAATGCTGGTGCCTCGGCCAACTCGCTGCGCCAGCGCCTGCACCGGCTCAAGCAGACGCCGTTAATCGCTGGTCTCAATGTGGGACCAAAACTCCTCAAGTGGACCGGCGACTCGGACGTGGCCGCCTTTCGCCGCTGCTGCACGTCAGGCGACTGGCTGGGGGCACTGACGCTTTATGGGGGGCCTCTCCTTCAGGGAGTGCCCTTCGCGGCTCACCAGCCGCTCGAAGACTGGCTGGAGCCGCAGCGCACCAAGCTGCACGGCGCGTACCGGCATGCACTGTGGCAGCGCACCAGAGAGCTTCAGGCCAGCGGCGAGCGTCAGGCCGTGGTGGCACTGCTGCACCAGGCCACCCAACTCGACCCGGACGCCTCAGATGTGGTGGCCGAACTGGCCCGCAGTTATCTGATCCTGCGCGAGCCGCTCAAGGCGACTCAGGCCATCGGGCAGCACCAGGCTCACTTGGAGCGCGAACTCGGAGAAGGATTGCCCGCTGACTTGGAAACCCTGCTAGCCGAAGCGCGGGGTGCGCTGGGCACTGCCGACGCGCCGACCTTGTGGGGTTTACCCACTTTCCTGACCAGTTTTGTGGGCCGCCAGATCGAGCAGCAGACGGCTCTTGCCCGCCTCACTGCCGGTCCGGCGCACCGCTGGTTGACCATTGCCGGTGCGGGCGGCGTGGGTAAGACCCGGCTGGCCACCGAACTGGCGCGTGTCTACGCTGAGCAGACCCGACACGGCGTGTACTTCTTCTCGCTCGCCCCACTATCCGAGGAAAGCCAAGTCGTTGAGGCGATCTTGCAAGCGTTCGGTGAACCACTCGAAGGACAATTACCACCGCGAACCCGCTTGTTCCGGGCCTTGGAGAGGCGCGAGGTGTTGCTGGTGCTGGACAACTTCGAGCACTTGAGTGGGATAGCAGATCTGCTGCCCGCCCTGCTCTCAGCCTGCCCGCAGGTGCGGCTTCTGATCACCTCGCGCCAGCGTCTACATTTTCAAGCCGAGGAGGTGCTACGGCTGGGACCATTGGGAGGCGAGCAAACAAATGCCCCGGACACCAGTAGCGTGCAACTTTTCATCGACCGGGCCAGCCGGGCCGACTTGTCCTTCGACACGGCGGGATCACAAAGCACCATCAGTCGTATCGTCGAGCGTTGTGAGGGGCTGCCGCTGGCCATCGAACTGGCCGCCGCCTGGATCGGCGAGTACAGCCCCGAAGTGGTCCTGAGTCAGATGCAGCAGAGCTGGGACTTTCTGCAGACCTCGCTACGCGATATCTCCGAGCGCCACCGTTCGCTGCGGGCCGTGTTTGAGTACTCCTGGCAGGTGCTCCCGCTAGGATTGCGGGCCGCTTACACCTACCTGGCTATATTCCGCTCACCGTTCAGCGCTGCTGCCGCCGCTGCGTTGGGCGTGAGCGAACCGGAATTGCATCTGCTTGAACAGCGCTCGCTGATCAATGCGGCCAGCGGCGGGCTGTTCGTCTGGCACGAGAACCTGCGCACGTATGCGCTGGAGCAGCTCGGCGATCAACTCACTGGGAAGCTCGATTTACACCTGGATTATTTTCTGATGCTGGCCGAGGTGGCGGCCCCGCAACTCAAGGGCCGCGAGCAGGCCCGCATTCTCAGCGAGCTGGCCGCCGTCTACCCGGACCTTCGCAGTGCGCTAGCTTACGCCGTGCGGGCTGGGCAGATCGGACGCGGACTACGGCTTTCCGGGGCGCTGCATTGGTTCTGGTACGTACGCGGCTTTCTGGAGGAAGGCCTGAGTTGGCTCGATCTGTTTCTGGATAAGGCCGAGCATCAGTCGCACCTCAATGACTCAGCCGCTTACGCCCTGGCCCTACGCTGCGCTGGTGGCCTCTCCAAAGACCGGAGCTTGTTCGAGATTGCAGCGCAGCGCTTTGTTGGAGCCATGCAGCTTTACCGCTCCTTGAATGACCTCACTGGGCAAGCCCATACCGCCCACATGCAGGGCGTGCTAGAGCGTGATCTGGGGCATTACCCGGCGGCCCGGCAAGCCTTTGGTGAAGCCATCAGCTTGCGAGAGCAGGAAGGTGACCAGCAAGGGCTAGCAACCACTCTCAACGATCTGGGTATTCTCAGCGCCTACGAGGGTGACCGGGCCGCCGCCCGCTCCTTCTTTGAGCGCAGTCTGGTGCTCAAGCGCGAGGTGGGGGATATCCAGGGAGTGGCCTACGCCCTGAACAACATTACGAATGTCATTGATGATCTGGACGAGATTTTAACGCTGAATGCTGAGAGCCTGCGGCTCAAACTGGAACTAGGCGACGTGCAGGGCAGCGCGGTGAGCTACGTCAACTACGCTCATAACTTCATTGAGCTCGGGCGTCTGGACGAGGCGGCGGCGCAGTACATTCAGGCGCTGCGGCTGTTTCGTCAGCTGGGCAGTTTCAGCGCTGCCGCCGAGCTCCTCGGCTCGGTGGCCCACGTTGCCCTGGAATATCACCAGTTTGTTGCAGCGTTGGAATTCGCCGATGCGGCGTTGCATATGGAAACCGTGACAGGTGTGAAGATGCTTACTTCTGTCCGCGCAGGAGCTGTAGAGGTTCGTCGACGGGCACTGGAACACGTGACTGTACGTCCACTTCCCGAATGGGCCGCTGATCCGGCCCACGCGCTGGAAATGGCATTGCGGTTTCTGGAGGAGAACCTGACGACCAAATCTACGGGCCTAGGCCAACTCTATGGCCTGGCGAGAACAAGCGCCTGA
- a CDS encoding spore coat protein U domain-containing protein, protein MSALSRLISPGALRRCLLLSLLFGGAAQAQEAQSPPYTCTVVLPAGLDFGPYRFSQGVTLASGLVVTCSAAAVGAGPLHVSLSSNLYVGGQLPALTLGSERLSYMLAIGPGKLPFGPTGFPLTFDFSRSRSPAPLSVPLLGQIPAGQWKPAGTYQGNLEVTLNFLP, encoded by the coding sequence ATGTCAGCCCTAAGCCGCTTAATCTCGCCCGGAGCGCTGCGCCGCTGTCTGCTGCTCAGCTTGCTGTTCGGCGGCGCAGCACAGGCCCAGGAGGCGCAGTCACCGCCGTACACCTGCACGGTGGTGCTACCCGCTGGCCTGGATTTTGGCCCTTACCGTTTCTCGCAGGGCGTCACCCTGGCCAGCGGCCTAGTGGTGACATGCAGCGCCGCTGCAGTGGGGGCCGGGCCGCTGCATGTCTCGCTGAGTTCCAATCTTTACGTCGGTGGTCAGTTGCCCGCGCTCACGCTTGGAAGTGAGCGCCTGAGCTACATGCTCGCCATCGGTCCCGGCAAACTGCCGTTCGGCCCCACCGGATTTCCGCTGACTTTCGATTTTTCGCGCAGCCGTAGTCCGGCACCGCTGAGTGTGCCGCTACTGGGCCAGATTCCTGCTGGGCAATGGAAGCCCGCCGGGACGTATCAGGGAAATCTGGAAGTGACGCTGAATTTCTTACCCTGA